Proteins from one Gorilla gorilla gorilla isolate KB3781 chromosome 11, NHGRI_mGorGor1-v2.1_pri, whole genome shotgun sequence genomic window:
- the LOC109024803 gene encoding uncharacterized protein → MHLQPAWAPELQPPSACRQQPPGNSRARPHSPHLRSRAKCPCGCGQARRSVLQQLHGGGNRPSAPSPVAAEGPWIEIWSSGRGGAGRGQGLAGSQARGTGDPEAAQGMLHHLGAQLQAPSNSQAGWRAQPRRTGARCRRGCDQARRSTRGRLHRGRNRPSAPSPVAADGPWGGLDPSSEEKRGGSHGQAGLQAGKDARLRFRDVPRQPRRTRKPAAPVSLCDSLRNNQTVFHSKSIIFYS, encoded by the coding sequence ATGCACCTCCAGCCCGCCTGGGCACCCGAGCTACAGCCGCCTTCTGCGTGCAGACAGCAGCCTCCAGGCAACTCCCGAGCCCGCCCGCACTCCCCACATCTCCGAAGCAGGGCCAAATGTCCCTGTGGCTGTGGCCAAGCCAGGCGGTCTGTCCTGCAGCAGCTGCACGGTGGCGGGAACCGACCCTCAGCCCCATCCCCGGTGGCTGCAGAGGGCCCCTGGATAGAAATCTGGAGCTCTGGCAGAGGAGGAGCTGGGCGGGGGCAGGGTCTGGCGGGCTCTCAGGCCAGGGGCACCGGCGATCCAGAGGCCGCTCAGGGCATGCTCCACCACCTGGGCGCCCAGCTACAGGCGCCGAGCAACTCCCAAGCTGGCTGGCGCGCACAGCCTCGTAGAACCGGGGCTAGATGTCGCCGTGGCTGCGATCAAGCCAGGCGGTCTACCCGGGGGCGGCTGCACCGGGGCAGGAACCGACCCTCAGCTCCATCCCCGGTGGCTGCAGACGGCCCCTGGGGCGGCCTCGATCCCTCTTCGGAGGAGAAGAGGGGCGGGAGTCATGGCCAGGCGGGCCTTCAGGCGGGAAAGGATGCGCGCCTGCGATTCCGGGATGTCCCGCGCCAGCCCAGGAGAACCCGCAAGCCAGCGGCACCTGTTTCTCTGTGTGATTCTTTGAGGAacaaccaaactgttttccacagcaagTCCATCATTTTCTATTCCTAG